From a single Elgaria multicarinata webbii isolate HBS135686 ecotype San Diego chromosome 18, rElgMul1.1.pri, whole genome shotgun sequence genomic region:
- the LOC134410674 gene encoding selenoprotein M-like, which produces LVLKHLAGADPELVLLNFKYEELQRIPLAEMSREEINRLVKELGFYRKETRDSPVPEEFQLAPAKPLPASEESQREQAAERKGAKGSEL; this is translated from the exons cttgtcctgaaacacctggctggagcggatcccgaactggtgctgctcaactttaagtatgaagagttgcag agaaTTCCATTGGCTGAAATGTCCCGGGAAGAGATCAACCGGCTGGTGAAAGAGTTGGGGTTCTACCGGAAGGAGACGCGCGACTCACCTGTTCCGGAAGAGTTCCAGCTTGCCCCCGcgaagcctctgcctgcctcagaagaatcccagagagaacaggcggcagagaggaaaggggcgaagggcagcgaactgtaa